The following nucleotide sequence is from Tolumonas lignilytica.
CGCCTTTATACCGCCGAAAAGAGAAAAAAGGAAGTGATTTAAAAATAGGCAATATGACTCGAGATGATCAATTTTGTGCATAGTTAATCGTGTCAGCAAGAATACATGTCACGCACTTAACTCGTAGTGTAATCTATAACTATTAATATCAATTCGGATGTTTAACCCCTTGGAAGAGAAGCATAGTGTTCGAGCATCAACACAGGGAAAATAGTGCCTCTATCTACTTTGGCTTTACTAGCTGGAACGCTATTTTACGCCTGCTCATGCTCATTTCTGCGGGGATGGTTCTCGCTGCAGATGTGTATGCCACTGAAATCGTTGACCTGCAATTACGCTGGCATCACCAATTCCAATTTGCTGGCTACTACGCCGCGCTGGAGAAAGGGTTTTATAAAGAAGAGGGGCTGGATGTTCGCATCCACGCAGGCGACCCGGCGCATCAACCGGTTCCAGAAGTACTGGCCGGTCACGCCCAATATGCGGAAGGGAATAGTGAGATACTGTATCAACGCCTGTTGGGAAAACCGCTCATTGCCCTTGCCGCAATATTTCAACATTCGCCTTCCGTATTATTGACGCGCCGAGATTCAGGTATAGAGTCCGTGCACGACCTCATGGGCAAAAGAGTCATGCTCATGAATATGACGGAAGATGCCGATTTTCTCAGCATGTTTCTGAGTGAAGGCGTTCCTCTTTCACAAGTTCAGATCATACCCAGCAGCTATAATATCAATGACTTGGTGTCAGGAAAGGTCGATGCATTTAACTCCTACACAACCAATGAGCCTTATTTCCTGAAGCAAAAGAATATCGCTTACAACATCATTGACCCGTCCACTTACCGCATCGATTTTTATAGCGATATTCTGTTCACCTCGGAAGCAGAACTGCGTGATCATCCAACGCGTGTCGAAGCAATGCGACGCGCCTCGCTCAAGGGCTGGCGTTACGCCATGGATCATCCTGATGAAATAATCTCTCTGCTGCTCAATAAATACCATGTCGAGAAAACCAGAGCACATCTGGAATTTGAAGCCGCCGAAATGCGTAAGCTGATCTTTCCCGACTTGATCGAGATTGGCCACATGAACCCTGGACGTTGGCAGCATATGGCCAACAGCTTCGTCAACGCGGGGCTCATCAAACCAGGCTACCAACTGGATGGTTTCATCTACGATCCAAACCCTAAACATGCTCCCGCATGGGTATTGCCGCTACTGTTTGCCGTTTTGATCGTTTTAATGGTCGTCTCTGCCATCACTTATTACCTGCAGCGCCTGAATCGCCGTCTGACGAAGACACAAAGTATTCTCCGTGAGAGCGAAGAGCGCCTACGACTGGCGCTGGGTGCCGCGAATCAGGGTTGGTTTGAGATCAGCGTTCAGACCGGAATTGTTTCTGTCAGTCCTGAATATGCCCAAATACTGGGCTATGACCCTTGCGAATTTACCAGCAGCTTGCATATCTGGGAAATGGGAATTCACCCCGAAGATCGCTCGCTCGTGATGGAGACTTACCGTAAATGTCTGGCAAATGGTGAGCCAATCACGGTGGAATATCGTCGACGAAAAAAGGACGGTGAATGGGTCTGGATCCGTTCAATAGGAAAATTTACCGCCTGGACCCCAGAGCATCAGCCACTCCGGATGAGCGGTATTCACACCGATATTACCGCACAAA
It contains:
- a CDS encoding diguanylate cyclase codes for the protein MFEHQHRENSASIYFGFTSWNAILRLLMLISAGMVLAADVYATEIVDLQLRWHHQFQFAGYYAALEKGFYKEEGLDVRIHAGDPAHQPVPEVLAGHAQYAEGNSEILYQRLLGKPLIALAAIFQHSPSVLLTRRDSGIESVHDLMGKRVMLMNMTEDADFLSMFLSEGVPLSQVQIIPSSYNINDLVSGKVDAFNSYTTNEPYFLKQKNIAYNIIDPSTYRIDFYSDILFTSEAELRDHPTRVEAMRRASLKGWRYAMDHPDEIISLLLNKYHVEKTRAHLEFEAAEMRKLIFPDLIEIGHMNPGRWQHMANSFVNAGLIKPGYQLDGFIYDPNPKHAPAWVLPLLFAVLIVLMVVSAITYYLQRLNRRLTKTQSILRESEERLRLALGAANQGWFEISVQTGIVSVSPEYAQILGYDPCEFTSSLHIWEMGIHPEDRSLVMETYRKCLANGEPITVEYRRRKKDGEWVWIRSIGKFTAWTPEHQPLRMSGIHTDITAQKAVEFELVRQAHTDHLTGFNNRGHFMQQAERELRRVVRCGGSLSIFMVDVDHFKKINDTYGHKVGDLVLQKLATVCRDTLRMVDIIGRVGGEEFAILLPDTTEQEAIRVAERLRQAIANAKIPLGYGLPLSITVSIGITSLRSKDDNIDVLLSLADKALYEAKNAGRNRIFNLQAVVGTSA